A stretch of Salvelinus sp. IW2-2015 unplaced genomic scaffold, ASM291031v2 Un_scaffold944, whole genome shotgun sequence DNA encodes these proteins:
- the LOC112069242 gene encoding uridylate-specific endoribonuclease, which yields MKIILLVILLVTLFFQGYSTGSTSCQGRCDEKYNSQNKCHCNSKCSQYDNCCSDYEALCNAPAPGLSCQGRCGEKYNSQNKCHCNTKCGDHNNCCSDYTSLCGSSGGGDGGSDITDAEIKSMSEALYALDSNKPSASELIIDSQARVPNSETSSQNDLSPRPLFKFLDEASLFSKPSYAAFMALLDNYERNTGTTEDFTPQQLAEQDTFLKEAMSNTELGRELYAFLFTKGRYSSEEEFLHDLKMMWFGLYSRYAGKMDSSGFEHIFAGEIKGGKISGFHNWLQFYRLEKQGLIDYYSHSFDGPWTSYPDVLGMQFMWDGYFKQVGSSIIGCSPEFDLAVYSLCYITRPGKQCKLSLGGKPLVIQTYTWDKSSYGNGKKYIGSAFPATP from the exons ATGAAGATCATTCTGCTTGTCATTCTGCTTGTGACCCTGTTCTTTCAGGGGTACAGCA CTGGATCCACATCCTGCCAGGGCCGCTGTGACGAGAAGTACAACTCTCAGAACAAGTGCCACTGCAACTCCAAGTGCTCCCAGTATGACAACTGCTGCAGTGACTACGAAGCcctctgtaatg CACCCGCTCCAGGATTGTCCTGCCAGGGCCGCTGTGGGGAGAAATACAACTCTCAGAACAAGTGCCACTGCAACACCAAGTGTGGAGACCACAACAACTGCTGCAGCGACTACACCTCTCTCTGTGGAA GCTCTGGTGGGGGAGATGGAGGCAGTGACATCACTGATGCTGAGATCAAGTCTATGTCTGAGGCTCTGTATGCTCTGGACTCCAACAAGCCCTCTGCGTCAGAGCTGATCATTGACTCCCAGGCCAGAGTGCCCAACTCCGAGACCAGCTCCCAGAACGACCTGTCCCCACGCCC GTTGTTCAAGTTCCTGGACGAGGCGTCTCTGTTCTCCAAGCCATCGTATGCTGCCTTCATGGCCCTGCTGGACAACTACGAGAGAAACACAGGCACCACAGAGGACTTCACCCCCCAGCAGCTGGCTGAGCAGGATACCTTCCTCAAGGAGGCCATGTCCAACACCGAGCTGGGCAGAGAGCTCTACGCCTTCCTCTTCACCAAGG GACGCTACAGCTCTGAGGAGGAGTTCCTCCATGACCTGAAGATGATGTGGTTCGGCCTCTACTCCCGCTACGCTGGCAAGATGGACTCCAGCGGCTTTGAGCACATTTTTGCAG GTGAGATTAAAGGAGGGAAGATATCTGGCTTCCACAACTGGCTCCAGTTCTACCGGCTGGAGAAACAGGGTCTAATTGACTACTACAGCCACAGCTTCGATGGACCT tggacTTCCTACCCTGATGTTCTGGGGATGCAGTTTATGTGGGATGGCTACTTCAAGCAGGTTGGATCTTCCATCATTGGCTGCAGTCCTGAGTTCGACTTAGCCGTGTACAGTCTCTGCTACATCACCCGTCCAGGGAAACA GTGTAAACTGAGCCTGGGAGGGAAGCCACTGGTGATCCAGACCTACACCTGGGATAAATCCTCCTATGGGAATGGGAAGAAGTACATCGGCTCCGCCTTCCCTGCCACGCCCTAG